One stretch of Deinococcus roseus DNA includes these proteins:
- a CDS encoding carbohydrate ABC transporter permease codes for MTLKSHTSSGRSLPTFKRTLFYLMLAAITAYLLFPFVWAVITSFRHATDLFLPPMKFLLAKWTIKNYIEVLGYPSFSRGFLMSVLVATGSVAVSLLLGAFASYALGRFRFKGKSVILYVILSVTIFPQIAVLSGLFTLIQQFGLYNNPLGLIFSYLISSIPFSVWVLTSFVREIPSELEEAAMVDGATPLQTLFRVLLPVMVPALVTTGLLSFIAVWNEYLFALTFTSDNRTVPVVIANFSAASQFELPWANIMAGSMLVTVPLIVLVMVFQKNIISGLTSGAVKG; via the coding sequence ATGACCCTCAAAAGCCACACTTCCAGCGGGCGCTCCCTGCCCACTTTCAAAAGAACCCTCTTTTACCTGATGCTGGCCGCAATCACGGCTTACCTGCTCTTTCCCTTCGTCTGGGCGGTGATCACCAGTTTCAGGCATGCCACCGATCTGTTTTTGCCCCCCATGAAGTTTTTGCTGGCCAAATGGACCATCAAGAACTACATCGAGGTGCTGGGCTACCCCTCTTTCTCCAGAGGCTTTCTGATGAGCGTGCTGGTCGCAACAGGTTCTGTGGCGGTTTCCCTGCTGCTGGGGGCTTTTGCTTCCTACGCACTGGGGCGTTTCCGATTTAAAGGCAAATCGGTGATCCTGTACGTGATTCTCTCGGTCACCATTTTTCCGCAGATTGCTGTGCTGTCCGGGCTTTTCACGCTGATCCAGCAGTTCGGGCTGTACAACAATCCGCTGGGTTTGATCTTCAGTTACCTGATCTCTTCCATTCCGTTCAGTGTGTGGGTTTTGACCAGTTTCGTGCGGGAAATTCCCAGCGAACTGGAAGAAGCGGCCATGGTGGACGGCGCGACCCCCTTGCAAACCCTGTTCCGGGTGCTGCTGCCCGTGATGGTCCCGGCCCTGGTGACCACCGGACTGCTGTCTTTCATTGCGGTCTGGAACGAGTATTTGTTTGCCCTGACCTTCACCAGTGACAACCGCACGGTTCCCGTGGTGATCGCCAATTTCTCTGCAGCCAGCCAGTTTGAATTGCCCTGGGCCAACATCATGGCAGGCAGCATGCTGGTCACGGTGCCCTTGATTGTGCTGGTGATGGTGTTCCAGAAGAACATCATCTCTGGCCTGACCTCTGGAGCCGTCAAAGGCTGA
- a CDS encoding TetR/AcrR family transcriptional regulator translates to MSTEPPQPDPQQPEATSKTGKSKRSDAQRNEQALLSVAASLFVTSGVNVPVRDIAAKAGVGTGTIYRHFPTRSDLIIAVYRHQVEACAEAGPALLKSAPSPYVALQQWTDLFVDFLKTKFGLAHVLQAGDPTYEALQAYLFERLAPVCQDLLEAARASGEVQSDIHPKPFMRGVGGLCIGAARDPNDDAKQLVRLLIAGLRQPLS, encoded by the coding sequence ATGAGCACTGAACCCCCCCAACCCGACCCCCAGCAGCCAGAGGCCACCTCAAAAACAGGAAAATCCAAACGGTCCGATGCACAGCGCAACGAACAGGCGCTGCTCTCCGTTGCTGCTTCTCTCTTTGTCACCTCGGGTGTGAATGTGCCCGTGCGGGACATTGCCGCAAAAGCCGGAGTCGGAACCGGCACCATTTACCGACATTTCCCCACCCGATCCGACCTGATCATTGCCGTGTACCGTCACCAGGTTGAGGCCTGCGCAGAAGCAGGACCCGCCCTGCTGAAAAGCGCCCCCAGTCCTTATGTGGCCCTTCAGCAATGGACCGATCTTTTTGTGGATTTTCTGAAAACCAAATTCGGCCTTGCACATGTCCTGCAAGCGGGAGACCCCACCTATGAAGCCCTGCAGGCTTACCTCTTTGAGCGACTGGCACCGGTGTGTCAGGACCTTCTGGAAGCTGCACGGGCATCAGGCGAGGTCCAGAGTGACATCCACCCCAAACCCTTCATGCGCGGGGTGGGTGGCCTTTGCATAGGGGCCGCCAGGGACCCCAACGATGATGCAAAACAGCTGGTCAGGTTGCTGATCGCTGGTCTTAGACAACCCCTGTCATGA
- a CDS encoding SDR family oxidoreductase — MQQHTQPVALVTGANTGIGHQIARDLVSHGFTVLVGARNPEKGKQAAQDIGPDAHPLHLDVTDQATIDAAAEHIRNTFGRLDVLVNNAGISQPDNAAEVFPATVQAGMMTVASPEYIRTVFETNVFGVIAVTQAMLPLLHEAPAGRIVNLGSGAGSLALNADPGNPGRAMFGTYSASKSALHAVTLALAVALESTPIKVNVACPGFTSTALNNFSGTRTVEQAAREAVRLALLGPDGPTGTFSNEDGPMPW; from the coding sequence ATGCAACAGCACACCCAGCCCGTTGCCCTGGTGACAGGTGCCAACACTGGCATTGGTCATCAAATCGCCAGAGACCTCGTTTCCCACGGATTCACCGTCCTGGTGGGCGCACGCAACCCTGAAAAAGGCAAACAGGCCGCACAAGACATTGGACCGGATGCCCACCCCCTTCACCTGGATGTCACCGATCAGGCCACCATCGACGCAGCAGCAGAACACATCCGCAACACCTTCGGGCGTCTGGATGTGCTGGTGAACAACGCTGGCATCTCACAACCCGACAACGCTGCAGAGGTCTTCCCTGCCACCGTACAGGCCGGAATGATGACAGTGGCCTCCCCTGAGTACATTCGGACGGTCTTTGAAACCAACGTTTTCGGGGTCATTGCCGTTACACAGGCCATGTTGCCCCTGCTGCACGAAGCACCCGCAGGACGCATCGTCAACCTGGGAAGCGGTGCTGGCTCACTGGCCCTGAACGCCGACCCCGGCAACCCGGGCCGGGCCATGTTTGGGACCTACTCCGCCTCGAAGTCCGCCCTGCACGCGGTCACCCTCGCCCTTGCCGTTGCCCTGGAATCCACACCCATCAAAGTCAATGTGGCCTGTCCCGGTTTCACCTCCACCGCCCTCAACAACTTTTCGGGCACCCGCACGGTTGAACAGGCGGCACGTGAAGCGGTCCGTCTTGCCCTGCTTGGCCCCGACGGACCGACAGGCACCTTCTCCAACGAAGACGGTCCCATGCCCTGGTGA